GCAGAGAGTTCTGGGAAGCTGGGCTTTCTCAGGACTGCACAGAGGCCTGGCTTTGCGAGTATTTGAGCGTGCCTGTCTGCTTCTCATCTGCAGGATAAGAAGCCCAAAGAGCAGGAAAAAAGAGGGGATCTCCTCCACCGGCCATTGTCTAAGAAGCTGGACAAGAGTTTGCCCGCCCACAAGCAGCCGGCCGCCACCTCTCTCCTCACACAGCTGCAGAACACCAAGGCTCTGCTCAGGGAACGCAGGGCGCCCCGGTCCGGCCTCCCTGACAAAGGTGGGGCTCGGGCTGGGgcgagggctggggggggggtccgcTGCTAGGTTGTACGGCCACTGGGAAGCCCCTGCAGGCGGGCTATGGGCTGCTCAAGCCTGAGTGGATGCCCTCCAAGCAGCTGGGAAATCATCAGGGGCGGCTGTCCGTGCAGGAATAGAGGCTGGGGTCCACTGGGCCTGGGCGGTGGGGCAAGTATTACCAcacgcagggacccgggttcaagccctgggtccgcACCCGCAAGGGGAGGCTTCAGGAAgactgaagcagttctgcaggtgtctctcgttcactctttttttttttaagactgtttattactggacagagacagagagaaggtggggggagagggggagataaaagggAAGAGACAAGAGCGACACCTGaggccctgcgtcaccactcgtgaagcttccccccctccccctgctggtggggacacgggggcttgaacccagggccttgcacactgtaatgtgtgcgccactgcttggcccccaggtgtctctgtttctgtctcgcctccctgctcaatttctgtcccgatacaaaataaataaataaaaattttagggagtcgggcagtagcgcagcaggttaagcgcatgtggctcaaagcacaaggaccggcaaggatccaggttccagcctccggctccccacctgcaggggagtcgcttcacaagcggtgaagcaggtctgcaggtgtctatctttctctcctctctgtcttcccctcttttctctatttctctctgttctatccaacaacaacaataataactacaacaataaaaaaaattaaatgggggggagggctggACATTTAAATTCGCCTGTTttcatgcaaaaggacctgggttcgagcccctgctccccaacctgtgggacttcactagcagtgaaataaTGCCAcgactgtctcttcctctctctctcccctcccttctcgagttctctgtctctatccaaaaaagaaaaccaaaaataaaataaaataactaaaacttttttttaaattgagagagTGAGGTTACCCCCTTAGTTTCTTTGTTTCAATGTCTGCTGGGTAACAGGCCACTTCAGGCTGATGGGAATGGTCTTGGAGTCTTCCCCGCTCCTCTTCActgtgtgtcctctctctctctctctctctctctctctctcattctctctttctctgtctcattctctccctctctgcagatCCCTTTGGCTGCCGTAACCTTTTCCGCAAAACCTCCGACTCCAGCTGTGTGGCCTCATCTTCCATGGAGTTcatccctgccctgccccccaggacccccaggattACCAAGAAACCAGAGACCCTTCCTCAGGACTCGGGGAGCACTGCTGGAGCCCCCCCCAAAGACGAGCCCCCGCTGCTGGACATGGTGCGCTCCTTCGAGTCTGCGGACCACACGGACCTGCTGTCATCACCAATCCATCACTACCGTATGCTCGGCTCCCCGGGCGGCCTGGCCCCCCGACACCCCAGTGGCGAGCGGACACTGTCCGTGGGCCTGCTGCCCGCCAGCCCCCCACCGCCGCTGCAGACCTCCTTGCACCCCACGTTGGCTTCCTTTGCTCACGATGAGGCTAAAAGCAGCGGCCTCCCCAGAGAGGAGGGCCTGGGGTCCCCACCCCCGGGCCCCTCGCAGCCCCTGGGCAGCCCCAGCTGCGTGAAGAGCCGAGGCAGGTTCCCCATGATGGGCATCGGCCAGATGCTAAGGAAACGGCACCAGggcctcctgtcctgtcctgatGCCCCCCCCCTGCCGACCCCCACCCCTAGCACCCTCCCCTTGGACCTCAAGGGCCAGTGCTAACCTGCCCCAAGGCCAGATTCTGGAAGCTTCTAccaggagccagggactggagctCTGATATCTGCCTGGGGTGGGGACGCCCAAGGagccctccctcctcttcttggCCTCATGCAATATCCTGGTTGCAGTGCGCAGGCCCAGAGCCTATGTAGCCCCCTTCCCCCATCCCCTCAACTTTCCAAAAGGTTCTACAAGGGTACAGCCATCTCCCACCAGCCACCTTCTCCCTCCCATTGGCTCAGCTCCCACAGCCACCTCCTCcacctgtccccctcccctcctcttcttaatGCTACCAGGgttagttatcactggggcagggTGCCgtcactatgaacccaccactccctgtgaccattttttccctctttttccttctgtctattttattttaacagggaaattggaagggaagtggaggtgggggagagagacctacagacctgctttctctcatacagatggggactgggggctcaaacccaggtctttgcacgtggtaaagtgtgcattcaaccaggtgtgtcagtgcctggcccctcctcctcattctccttgtccttctttccttccttctctttctccctttcttcctcctccttcctctttcttccttccttccttcccctccctcctcctcctttggctGAAACTTGCTGAATGATTCGACCATCTCCAAAGATGAGTGTCCCTTGCTGCAAACACCTGTAAGTCCAAGTGACATCAGGAAAAAATCCTGGATGGAGGTGAGCAGTGATTCTGCCACATGTCCATGGGAGGAGTGAAAGTGAACGTTTGACTTCTCAGTGGCCCACAAGGAGGAGGGTCCCCAGttttggtggggctcagtgctctcCCTTCACTGTAGCACAGCCCGGAATCTTCTAGAAGATCTAGAAAAGAGTTCCCACAGCTTGACCCGTGTCTCCTGAGTCTCATCGTCTGTCTTCACACCTTGAGCCAAGGACCAACCAAAGATGCATCTCCAGTTTCCTGTCCACGTCCCTCCCTGAgtggagctcccctccccccaccttgtCAAGCTGGGTCTGGGTGAAGCCTACCATGGGTTGGGGGGGGTGACTGTCTCCATGTGGGGTTCAGCCCCCAGGACATGCGTCAGCAACAGTGGAAACACAAGAAGACTGAGCACCAGCTTGGTTGCACTTAACTCGGGGGACAGTGCTTGACACAGATTACACAGTGGCCTGGAACCTCCAGGCCAAGGTCTCCACTGAGGTCACCCCAAGGCTTGTCCATGGAACCAAAGGTTCTCCAATGGACCAGCCCTGGAGAATCGCAGGGCCTGCTTTTATCCCCACTGGCAAGACGCCTCGGCCATTTTGCCTCCTCCTTGCCACGTCTTTGAGCCAAGAGACAGCGTGTGCTTGGCTAGCCGGCCCCAGCATCCTCTGGGGTGTCCTTGGCTAACCTTGACGCAGCCCCAGCTGGCCTTGACAACATCTGGAGCTACTGTCACACACAGGCACCAATGGGAAAAGATCAAAGCTCTGGCTATTGGCTATGAGTGTCATTCTTTCCTCTGGCTGGTTATAGGACTTTCCACAGACACACAGCTTCTGAagcagaaaggagaagagaagaatctgaatcaaaaaggggtgggggcagagggaaTCCTCTTTCCATGGGACCTGAGGCACTTGGTTCATGATTGGTGGTAAAGAGACCTTTCTGGAAGATGGACCCCATCTGTCTGAGGGGCTATACCCACCCCACACTCCCGCCCAGCCTTGGGAATTTCCTTTGAGCCTTCCTCATGGCGGTGGAGTTTTTCTCATTCCTCAAACTCTTCCTCAAACAGCTTCAGACCCTCTGCCCTTGAACTGGCCAACTACCCTTGGCAATTTGAACTCAGGTGTATTGGAACCCCATGACAGTTGAGGGCGGGAAGGGCCGTGtggaagggggtggtggtggtggtgagagtgAACTgtagttgtgtgtgtatgtgtgtgtgtgtgagggcccCGGACAAGTCTATGAACTCGACGTGGCCAGAGAGACACGCGATCCTGCATTATATTTGTACAGCAAACTCAacaatcccccctcccccagtatgTACGAAGTGTGTTACCCCCTGCCCATCTGTCCCCCCACTTCTCTGAGCCTGTGGGGAGCCCAGGAGGAAGGAGTCACCTTCCCTTGCGCCACCTGGTGTCGAGAAAGGCCTGTATTTATGTTACTGTTGTCGCTACATCTATGTACTTTTCTAATGACTGTGAAATACACACTTCCCAAATGAGGAGTGCTGTCTGGTGTCACTGATGGGCCCTGACATGAAGCCACCctcgtgcaggtgggaagctgggggcttggacaGGGATCCTTcatgctggtccatgcactttgcaccatgtgcacttaacccgctgcactaccgcccaccccccttctattattttatttttttaccagagtcctactcagctctggcttttagtggtactgggattgaaccttggacctcagagcctcaggcatgaaagtcacttgtataacctgtctccccaggcctaaaatattttattttagttattcattttggatagagacagaaactgagaaggaagtgggagatagacaaAAAGGGACACCTtcatgcttcaccgctcatgaagcttcctcccctacagcagggactaggggtttgaacccgggtccttgtgcatggtaacgtgcattTCATCAGGTGCTCTACCAGCCCAAAccctagtttattattattaatgaaagacgagacagagaccagagccctgcttagatCTGGCTGAACAggggggcctcagagcctcaggcaccaaagtctttttgcagaatcactcTGCGCTGTTTCTCTAGCTTTTTACCATAGCATCTTAATAAGCTTGGAGAAACAGAAAAGGCAAAAGGGAGAGAACTTCTGCTTCCTCGTCCCCATGACCCTGCCCCTCGCACATGTTTGCTCAGCTATCATTAGTCTCTTACTTTTTATTTGGAAGAAATGGTAGGTTCTGTGAAGTTAAGCTAGTTGAAGGAGTGATGGCATTTTTAAAGAAGAGACAGAACAGTGCCATAGCTTCCTTCAGCCCAgtagaggccaggcttgaacctgggtcaaaaaCACCGCAAAGCagcgtattattattattagtgagctatttcagtgctttggtaacacttagaattaaaaagctatataggggcagaggcagacagcataatggttgtgcaaaaagcctctcatgcctgaagctctaaggtccgaggttcaaatccctgcatcaccatacaccagagctgagcagagctctagttaaaaagatgaagtggtccgggaggtggcgcagtggataatacATTGGGTTCTCatcgtgaggtcctgagttcaatccctggaagcacatgtaccagagtgatgtctggttctttctcctatctttctcatgaataaataaattcttaatttaaaaaaatggagaaggaaaaggagaaaaagatgtgtgtgtgtgtgtgtgtgtgtgtgtgtgtgtgtgtaatggtgCTAGGTTGTTAGTTCAGTGCCAGAGCACAGAACCTGCAGGCCTGGGGTCCCAGCAACCCCAGATTCAGTGCCAGGCATTGTCATGTGCCAGTGCTAAACTTATTCTGGTCTCTCCTAAAAGAAATGTATCGATATTCTTTTCTAAATTGTAACAGAGGCTACAAAACTCAGAATTGGTTCTAGTTGCCACTTCTAAATGTCCAGCTGAGTGGCAGTGAGTATTTGCACCTTCTCAGGCAGTCATCAACCCCAGAGCACTTCAGCTTACACAACTCACAGTTCTGGTCTCCTCAGACAagctcccccacccaccctgtcCCCGGTGCTGACAACCCCATCCTGCTCTCTGTCCCTGAATCTGATGACTCTGTACTTTCCCCGCCTGGTACGTGGAATTGTTTGATAGCTGTCCTCTTGTGACTGGCTTATTGCATTTAGCACAGTGTCCTCAATGGGTGTTTCCCTTAACTTTTTAtgtattgatttttgtttcataggacagagagaaatcaaaaggggtggggaaataggtagacagacagatagacacctgcagccctgcttcactacttgtgaagcttccccccctccccgcaggtgcgGACTgaaggggcatgaacctgggtccttgagcattgtaatatgtctgctggaccaggtacgccactgcctgctTACTCCCTGATAGGGTTTCCTGTCAGAGTTTCCCTCTTCTCTAAGGCTGAAGAATCTTCTCTGGTATGTGTCCACTTCTCTGAGAATGGGCACGTGGGGTGCTTCCACTCCTGGGCTACAGTGAGTGAGGCCACTGTAAACGCGGTGTCTCTTCAGATCTCTCTTCAAGACCCTCCAGTCACTACACAGAAGTGGGTCTGCTGGTTCACGTGGTtactgtaggtgtgtgtgtgtgtgtgtgtgtgtgtgtgttccgttGGGGGTGAATGGtttccagtacagttgttggcacatggacacagtttctcatcttgccatgataggtgtctgcagaaaattctcacccccaacttgggtcaTTTTCCATCATCGTTCATCAGGATATTAAAGCCCTTCCCCacccagacagacagagagaaattgagagagaaggggcacggagagagacacctgcagccctgcttcaccacttgtgaagcttccctcttgcaggtggggaccaggggcttgagcctgggtccttgtgcactgtaatgcgtgcgcttaaccagctgcgtccCCTCCTGGCCTACCACATCACATTCTGACCATTGTACAAATTTGTACAAAAATGTACGAAGACTCCCAacttctctctttatatatatatatatatatatatatatatatatatatatattactaatagtttgttacaagatgataagattacaatgttagatttccacactgtacccagcaccaaagttctgcatcccTACACTTCAGCTTCCCTGAGAAGACTCCCAATTTCTCTTAAGACTGGGCTGGCACTTGTTATCATCTGGGTGGCCCTCTTTTATTGTTTTGTGACAGGGAATTTAAGATCTAAACTCACTTCCAAGAATGTTCTGGGCATCTGTATTAGTTTCCTAAGGTCTCCATGACAAACTGCCAcaaatgtatttgttttatttttactgcttGTTAGGATAGTCTCTGCCCacccccactttattgggggtggggggttatggtttacaatacagttgtggacacatgggtacaatatctcatctccccatgataggtgtctgctctCTCTCCGCTAACTTAGGACCTTGTCCACCATCGTCTctaccctttctctcctcctgaatcctttactttggtgcaagatgcCACACCTTCTCCAACTTTTATCCTCTGTATTCCCTTATAGGTAAgactttaaacctctgggagtcaggcggtagtgttaAGTACaaatggcacgaagtgcaaggaccagcctaaggatcctggttcgagcccctggcttcccatctgctggggagtcgcttcacaggtggtgaaacaagtctgcaggtgtctgtctttccctctctctgtcttcccctcttctctccatttctctctgtcctatctagcaatgacatcagtaactacaacaacaataaaaaacaagaagggcaacaaaagggaaaataaatacaaaaatttttttaaaaaagagtttaacCCTTCATTCTTCATTTATGGTGACTTTTGGGGGGTTATTGCTATTTAGAAGCATTATTAATGGGCTAATAGAGATTgctaacagcataatggttatgcaaaaagactttaattccTGAGGCACCCAAGGCCTCGGGTTCAAtacccagagctgagctgagctgatcagggctccagtttttttttttttttaatgttgtttataTAATTtggatgttaactcttctttaacTAGAAAGAGGGCTTCTTCCCCATTCTGGGTTTTGCTTTTCAGGTCTTCAGAGTGTTCTTTGATGGACAGGACTCAATTTTGGTGAAATccaataaatcattatttccactCTTATGATTTTTTTAGTTTAAGAAATCTTTgctttggggccaagtggtggtgcacctggctgagcgcacatgctcaaggatccaggtttgagcccccccacacctcgtccccacctgcagggggcaagctttgcaagtggtgaagcagtgctgcaggtgtctttctgtctctctccctctctaccacccacccctttccctctcgatttctggctgtctttatcaaataaagaaatatatttttaaaaatctttgcttTCTTCTATGGCATGAAAACAccccctctcttgtctctcaAGGATTGCTATTGCTCTGCTGTTCATACTTACATCCACACTGGATCTGGGTTTAATTTTCAGTGCAGAATGTGAGATGAAGGGCAAAAGAAATCTGTTTCCTTTTTGATGGTCAATTGAACCAGAAATATTTAGGGGAGAGTCTCCACTTCCCCTTTGTTCTACTACAATGGAAACAGttattagaaatgaaaaaaagaaaagtgttcaTAGGAATGTGGGTCTGTCTTAATGACCTATTCTGCTCCATGGGTCAATTCCTCTCTCTTTTGGCCAATAACATGCTCCATGCTCTCTTACTCAATGTGGCTATATAAAACATTCTGATTTCTACACGGGGTAAAGTCCTCTATTTCTGATTCTGTTTCTCAGCATTGTCTTGGTTATATTTCACCcttaaatgaacacacacacacacacacacacacacacacacacacacacacaccttagaaTCAGCTTATCTGTTTTCACAAGTATCAATTTAGGTTTGGattgcaggaggaggaggagaagttgtTGGatccagaggccaggcagtggagcacccagtagagtacatacacaaagacctgggttcaagcccctggtctccacctgaaatagggaagcttcacagtttgtgaggcagtgatgcaggtctctgtgtgtgtgtgtgtctgtgtttgtgtcttgtttgtctgtctgtcactctctctgcctccctgtcttcctccttgcctctcagtttctccatctctaactaaaagaagggaaaatgaaggtGGAAAGAGGAACAgggcctgtaaaccattaatcccccaatgaaaatttttttaaaaaaggaacagggccctgatgcttgagagtccaaggctttattctTTGTACCATCTCCCAGCTCCCAACAAAGacatgggttttttttgtttgtttgtttgttttttatttataaaaggaaacattgactaaaccataggataagaggcgtacaactccacacaattcccaccaccagaactctgtatcccatcccctcccctgatagctttcctattctttatccctctgggaatatggacccaaggtcattgtgggttgcagaaagtggaaggtctggcttctgtaattgcttccccgctgaacatgggcgttgaaaggttgatccatactcccagccaaagacaaggattttgtttgtttgtttgtttgttttaagattttgtttatttatttttccattagttgcccttgttttattgttgtagttattgttgttgtcgttgatgtcattgttgtcattgttgttgctagataggacagagaaatggagagaagagggggaaacagagagggagagagaaagacagacatctgcagacctgcttttcactgcctatgaagtgactccgctgcgggtgggagcctggagctcgaacctggattctttttttttttaagaaaggataaattaacaaaaccatagggtaggaggggcacaactccacacaattcccaccacccaatctccatatcccaccccctcccctgatagctttcccattctctatccctctgggagcatggacccagggtcgttgtgggttgcagaaggtagaaggtctggcttctgtaattgcttccccgctgaacatgggcgttgactggtcggtccatgctcccagtctgcctct
Above is a genomic segment from Erinaceus europaeus chromosome 9, mEriEur2.1, whole genome shotgun sequence containing:
- the HUNK gene encoding hormonally up-regulated neu tumor-associated kinase translates to MPAAAAAAAGDGLQGDPAEEAARAAGDATFLPAWVCGVPRERLRDFQHHKRVGNYLVGSRKLGEGSFAKVREGLHVLTGEKVSPPRNPHTCLAAWYFLRGAMGALAGGCGSHLHCELQFPSPLVTSPASPEQLWGKACLSASHLQDKKPKEQEKRGDLLHRPLSKKLDKSLPAHKQPAATSLLTQLQNTKALLRERRAPRSGLPDKDPFGCRNLFRKTSDSSCVASSSMEFIPALPPRTPRITKKPETLPQDSGSTAGAPPKDEPPLLDMVRSFESADHTDLLSSPIHHYRMLGSPGGLAPRHPSGERTLSVGLLPASPPPPLQTSLHPTLASFAHDEAKSSGLPREEGLGSPPPGPSQPLGSPSCVKSRGRFPMMGIGQMLRKRHQGLLSCPDAPPLPTPTPSTLPLDLKGQC